A DNA window from Vigna angularis cultivar LongXiaoDou No.4 chromosome 1, ASM1680809v1, whole genome shotgun sequence contains the following coding sequences:
- the LOC128195053 gene encoding zinc finger BED domain-containing protein RICESLEEPER 2-like isoform X2, with translation MEWGEKICQFLEPFYEITNMMSGSSYPTSNLYFMQIWKIQLIIEENLLNEDLTLKDMAWNMKEKFQKYWKEYSIGLAFGAILDPRLKVDFITYCYKKLDPLTYAEKTKKVLEKFKRLFKEYVKNFSIPGVSLSQSPTESILMSQSYTEGKKFKRSRIISDFKMYQNESKSIVGKNEIDVYLDEPTIDDDEDSEDFDVLKYWKTNEKKFAILSIMARDVFSIPITTVASESAFSKGGRVLSKYRSSIFPEHVQMLICTQNWLYGFSENPSDEIVEDIFGHKRIDESNLLEDVESLQH, from the exons ATGGAATGGGGGGAGAAAATATGTCAATTCTTAGAACCATTTTATGAGATTACAAACATGATGTCTGGTTCATCTTATCCCACTTCAAACTTGTATTTTATgcaaatttggaaaattcagctTATCATTGAAGAGAATTTGTTGAATGAAGATCTCACCTTAAAGGATATGGCTTGgaatatgaaagaaaagtttCAAAAGTATTGGAAGGAGTATAGTATTGGGTTAGCTTTTGGAGCTATTCTTGACCCACGACTAAAAGTTGATTTTATAacatattgttataaaaaattggaTCCTCTAACCTATgcagagaaaacaaagaaagtgtTAGAGAAGTTCAAGAGGTTATTTAAAGAATATGTAAAGAATTTTTCTATCCCTGGTGTTTCTCTTTCTCAATCACCTACTGAATCCATCTTGATGTCTCAATCTTATACTGAAGGGAAAAAGTTTAAGAGATCAAGGATTATTTCG GATTTTAAGATGTATCAAAATGAATCAAAATCTATTGTTGGAAAGAACGAGATAGATGTTTATTTAGATGAACCAACaatagatgatgatgaagacagTGAAGATTTTGATGTGCTCAAATATTGGAAGACTAATGAGAAAAAATTTGCCATATTGTCTATAATGGCTCGAGATGTATTTAGTATTCCCATTACTACAGTGGCATCAGAGTCAGCTTTTAGCAAAGGTGGGCGTGTACTTTCAAAATATAGAAGCTCCATTTTTCCTGAGCATGTGCAAATGTTGATTTGTACTCAAAATTGGCTATATGGATTTTCTGAAAATCCTAGCG ATGAAATTGTTGAAGATATTTTTGGTCATAAGAGAATTGATGAGTCTAATCTTTTAGAAGATGTTGAAAGTCTTCAACATTGA